The window TGCATGCTGTATTTCcagtcacaaatatttattcttaataaaacaacattttaatCTACTTTTACATTACCCACAAGCTACTCTTATGGTTCCTCTCAGAAGGAAATGGGTATCCTAAATTTTgtgtaaatatttcaatattttctgtttttaagtcctttgggtatagaccgaggagaggaatagctgggtcaaacgtttgtccattcccagttttccaagaaatctccatactgctttccatattggctgcactaatttgaagttccaccagcagtgtatgagtgtacctttttccaacatcctcaccaacacttgttgttgtttgtcttcataatagctgccttggGGTGAgttgatatcttagagtggttttgatttgcatttctctaattgctagagatgatggacatttttttcatatatttgttgactgattgtctatcctcttctgagaagtgtctgtccaggtccttggcccatttactgattggattatttgtttgtttggttttttttggtgcttagctttttgagttctttatataccctagagattagtgctctatctgatgtgtgaggggtaaaagttTTCTCCTAAGATGTAggatctctattcacctcacagattgtttcttttttaaatttatttttattttttaaatatatatatgttagcagaatgcattacaaatcttattacacatacagagcacaatttttcatatctctagttgtatacacagtatattcacaccaattcgtgtctttatacctgtactttggataataatgatcatcacattcgagcatcattaataaccccattcccctttcctttccctccaaccccgctgccctatctagagttcgtctattcctcccatgctccccctccctaccccactatgaatcaacatgcttatatcaaagaaaacattcagcatttggtttcttgggattgggtaacttcacttagcattatcttctccaacaccatccatttacctgcaaatgccataattttattctcttttattgctgagtaatattccattgtgtatatatgccacattttttacctattcatctactgaagggtaagatttttcccaacctttcaccttcagcctgtgtatatctttttctatcggATGAGTCTcatggaggcagcatattgttgggtcttgcttttttaactcaatctgctagcatatgtcttttgattggtgagtttaatccattaacattcagggttattattgagacatagtTTGTATTCTCAgccatatttaattatttttgttatttaacttgattttcttctttgattaggtTTTCCTTTTGGGTaccacctccctctgctgattttcatcattgttttttgtttcctcttcatggaatatttttccaaggatgttttgtagtgctggttttctagctataaattctttaatttttgtttatcatggaaggttttaatttcatcttcaaatctaaagcttaatttttctggatacaattttcttggttggtacttattttctttcagagcttgacatacgttgttccaggatcttctagctttcagggtctgtgttgaaaaatctgccattatcctagttggttttcccctatatgtaatctgattcctttctcttctgcttttaaaattcttttattaatctgcatgttgggcatttttattataatgtgacttggtgtggatctgttgtgattttgtacattcggcatcctgtaggcttcttgaatttggatttccatttttcatgtttggaaagttttctgatattatttcattgaatacattgttcattcctttggtttggacctttATGCTttcctctatctcaataactcttaaatttggtatttttatgCTATCcgtatttcttgaatgttctgctcatggtttcttaccattatcactgtgtggtctatgttcttttcaagttcatatattttgtcttcattgtctgaggtcctgtcttccaagtagtctactctgttggtgatgctttcatttgagcttttaatttggtttattgtttctttcatttcaaagatttctgtttttttttccagtatctctatctccctgttggggtgatcttttgcttcctgtatttgtttatgtagctccttgttaaagtgatctttcattgccTATaattgctctcttatatcttccttgagttcacagaacattttaaccaggtacatcctgaactctttctctgtcatttcttctgctgtggctgGCAATGATTCTAAGGATGTGGTGTCTTCATTTGTTGGGGGCATttccttcccttgtcttttcatgttgcttgagtgtcttcctttccagctctgtgggtctggggtgttattgtttttaccctatagatttgtagtgctcttgtagggttccaagacctctcctttgtggggaagggcAATGTTAACAGATCTCAATACCAAtaatataccacctatgaacaatttgttggtATTAAGACGTTTATAGTTTAGTctcaatatatagaaatattggATTCAAttgttatctaaaatataatcagtagttttgtaaaagggtttatattttctgacagtggacaaagaactggtggtgaggtgtaggaagatatgctgaggaggtaggatgtgaggatatggagttaatatatcttaggaagtgtaaaggagaaatctagtgaagagggttagtagcaagagaatagactgGAAGTAACTTAGGGTAGGCAAGTACGTgggatgacagtagagtacagaaaacaaacacacatatgtatttagaaaaatacagatgttaaaacagtaaaacttggagggggaaagaaaaatgaaagaagaaaaaggaaaagaaaagaaaaaagggcatatacaacaactctatattatattattcagatgactcagtcctcaaaatccaATTTCATGCAGTGTTCTTGGGTTCACATATGTTGGGGTGTGAGGGCTTGAGGATGAaggagtagaagagaaaaaaaaaaacctgggtgGAAGAAGCCAAGGTTGTAGCTAGCTTTAGAGATccgtatctttcctgcttctcttctcatccaataggtggtgCATCTGTTTTAAGCTggggtctctgccctcaggatggtggaggtaaccacggtgggaagactggtcctggtgTAGGGCATCTGGAAGCAGGAATGGCACCTGCCAATCCCTGTAGGAAGACTGCAGGTCACAGGTATCTTTTGGGGACGGCTTGTATGACTTGAGCGCCCGACactatctccctctcttgcctggagatttcccagttcctggtttctctgttaggctccaaactttagcccacctccctctcccttagCAATTCCTAATTGAGGAATCTCTCACACTGGAGCTCCCTTGGGCGGTGCCCTGGTCGCACTGGGCACCTGTGCTGGGCAGCTACTTTGTTGGGTTACTGCCACTGGGGAGAGGCAGAGGTTGCAAACCTGGTACCTGGCTGCTGGGGATCTGATCTGGGAGCTGCCCCACCTAATATGGTGAGAATATCGAGCCAAGATGGCGGCAATCTGCTTTCAGTGTGGGGTgtctggtggggtgggggaaccTGGGTGATGgcattgtgctgtgggtaggtagtaGCTGAGTGACCTTCATGGGGTGGAGTGAAGTCTTGGAGATCTGCAGATGTATTAATAGGTGATTCTGCTATGGCATTGGTGAGCCCTGGGTGGCTAGTCCTTCAGATTTTCAGTATTGAGAGCCAGGAATCCTACTGGAACTGCTGAAGCCCGGAGCCCTGCACAGGGTCATGGCCTGGGTACAGTATTCTCGATTGGcactcattttcttttagtgacctctctattctgccatcttctcAGAGGTCTCATATTGCTATGTTAGTTGAGAAATCATgaggagtaattttttttttaatctccatgaAAGCATGGAAAAGAGGAGGTGACCATGAAGTTCTGGTTTGAGAAGGAAGGATTGCTGACCTTTGACTTCTAGGAAACACGCAGGTCCACTGGAGCATTATCATCAAGGCAGCAGGTAGTCAACCATGACCCATAGGACCCAGAACCACTCCAAAGGCTTAAATATCTTACATGATTACTTCACTCAAATAGCAGTTCCATGTGCAGGTTGATTTCTAACTTGAACTGAACCAACCAATAGCATAAGTCTTCATATATCTTCACCTTTAATAATGAGCACAAGGTGTTCGTTATCTACCAATCATGGAAGAAATGGTAGAGTAGACctattttatggtttggatatgaggtgtccctcaaaagctcatatgtgagataatgAAAGATGGTtttgaggagaaatgactgggttatgagagccttaacccaaccagtgaattaatcccctgatggaattaacaGAGTGGTAAGTAAAGGCAGGCAGGGTATCGCTTGAGGAGATTGGTTTTGGGGGTTTACCTttgagggtatatattttgtgtccaGCAagtgaaatctctctctctctctctctctctctctctctctctctcctttctgatcgtcatgtgagctgctccctccaccacactcttctgccatggtgttcagCCCCACCTGATGCCCCAAGGAGCAGAACCAGCTGTTCATGGTATGagacttctagaactgtgagcccacaaataaactttcctcctccacaactGTCCTTGTCaggactaaaagacctgacagtgaaaaagctgactaaaaggtATATTCAATGGAATTGAAATCATTTTTGTAAAGGGTTGAGTGAAATCGTACATTAAGGAGCTATTTTATGGTTTTGTGAGTAACTTACATAGCAAAATGCTGACAGCTCAGCCTTTGGGCTGGGATTTATAGAAACTGCATTGCATTTCCTGGGCCCAGGAATGATGATCGTTATAAGTTTCTGATTCTTTTATTCAGGGAATGACAGGATTAGAGTGTTTCTAGTGTTCTTGATTTAGCATGGGGTCAGAAGTAGAAACTTTGATATCAGACTCAGCTACAGCCTGGTTTATTATGGATTCTCAGTCACATTTTTCTAATGTAAAGAGAAGGCAAGAAGCTTTGTGGATCACCAGGTTCttaatggttattattattattcctccaAGGGTGAACTCTTTCATGTTGCTTCAACAAGTAGTTCTTCCCCCAAGGGAGCCAAAGGCAATGAAGTAATTATATCCTATTCATGTTTAGTTGACCTGGGGATAGTGTAATTGACCCCTAGAGCATCTCCGTGGTTTGTCAACTTAGAACTCACTCTGATTTCATGTTCCATATACGCATCTTGAATACTTCTGAACTGGTAGGTCTTCTGCCTGTCCCAGTGGCATTCTGAGACCCGTGTAGTTTAACCACCTGTTTTACTGTATGTTGAGCCTGCTAGAGAGAAATGCAAGAAACTTCTCCTGGCTCATAGCTGAAGGTAACTCTACTCATCATCTAAGGAAACTTGTCAGAGAAGAAGtagaatttatattaaataatttgattgtaggtgtttgtgtatgtttgtgtctAGTGTATGCTACTGATCCCTAGCTCCTACTACACTCACCCTACACTATGACAAATAGCACCCTGTAAAGACACTCATATTAAATGGAGTAGCTATCTGAATTTTGAgaggataggaaaaaaaacatatctccatgttgaattattttctcaaatgggTTCTAAGTCTAATTTTGAGAAGATATGAGAAAACATGCCTCCGTTTGTTTATCTTTATTCTATTAAGTCTTTTGGGGATTTGTACCAAATTTTATACCAAATCTCTGAAATTTTATTCATCTCTTCTGCCACAATCCAGGTGTAACAGGTGTTATTTTGTGTCTAAACTGCTGCCGTAACCCCCTATTCAGTTTCTTGCTGAATCTCTTGCTTTGTTGAAATCTGCTTCTCTACCCAGTAAAGAGCAAGTTACTTAAAACTTTCACTTATGTGTTTATTCAAATCTTTTCTTGGGTATACTTTTGCTTTGAGAATAGCACTGAAACTTTCTATCATGTCAGAAAGGTCTCCATGTCCTTCCCAGGGTGATCATGCTCTTCAATTTCTCTGTCCTGTGCCCAGGTCCTGTCCTCCCCAAACACCTAACTACAGTACCCATACTTTGATATTCATATGACAAACTTTTATATCCATAACTCCATGAAGTACATGAGAGAAACAGCATCCTCAACACCATAGTCTCATGAAATAGGACAGTCCATCAAAACTGTGAACATACAAACTTACTTCCCTAATGTCAGATTTGCATTATAACTCACAGGTTTCTTAAGTTGGCACCTGGCCTCATCTGATGATCATTCATTGATttcatggtttcttttctttctttctttctttctttctttctttctttctttctttcttttttaggtggacacaatgtctttatttttcactttatgtggtgctgaggatcgaacccagtgcctcatgcatgctaggcaagcactttacctctaagccacaaccccagcccctatttcatGGTTTCTCCAAAAGATATGGTGTTAGTTCCTAGGTGGTCAAATAACACAGCTTGTACAGACAATCACTAGAGCATTAGTGTGGCGACAGTTGGAGATACTCCAGTTAACATGTACGTACATATTAATTAGCTGAAAATCTATGTTGTTGTGTAATACTCCCAGTGACTTCTCATTCTTTCACATTTCCATCTCCTGTTTTCTCTACAGAAAAAGGTAAcaggaagagcatgaggaggGACAATCAGAGCAGCGTGTCTGAGTtcctcctcctggggctccccaTCCAGCCAGAGCAGCAAGGCATGTACTACGCCCTGTTCCTGGGCATGTACCTGACCACggtgctggggaacctgctcatcatcctgctTATCAGGCTGGACTCTCGCctgcacacccccatgtacttcttccttagCCACTTGGCCCTCACTGACATCTCTTTCTCCTCAGTCACTGCTCCAAAGATGCTCATGAACATGCTGATGCAGACTCAATCTATCTCCTATGCTGGGTGCATTTCTCAGGcatattttttcctatcttttgtGGATCTTGACAGCTTCCTTCTGACCTCAATGGCCTATGACaggtatgtggccatctgccaccctCTTCACTACACCAGAATGATGAGACAGAGCCTCTGTTTCCTGCTAGTTCTTGTGTCCTGGGTCTTGTCCTTTGCCATTGCCCTTGTGCACACCCTCCTCCTAGCCCGTCTCTCTTTCCTTAGAGGCAACACTGTTcaccacttcttctgtgacctCTCTGCCTTACTCAAGCTGTCCAGCTCTGACACCACCATCAATCAGCTGGTCATCCTCACTGTAGGAGTGGTGGTCATTACCCTGCCACTCCTGTGCATTCTGGTCTCTTATGGCCACATTGGGGCCAGTGTCCTGAGAAGACCCTCCATCAAGGGCATCTGCAAAGCCTTGTCCACATGTGGCTCCCACCTCTCTGTGGTTTCTCTGTACTATGGAGCCATTATTGCACTCTACTTTGTCCCCTCATCCAATAACTCTAATGACAAGGATGTCATTGTGTCTGTGCTGTACACTCTGGTCACTCCCATGCTGAATcccttcatctacagtctgaggaatCGGGATATGAAAGGAGCTCTCAGAAACATCCTCAGGAGAGCAACATTTTCAGCATAGTGGGACTGTCTTTTTACTGTATGTATATGAGATCTTCTTGATCCCACATGTCTTCCATTTCCTCTCTTAAATGCTGTTGTTTCATGAATCTTGATGTGGCACTCTAGTTTTCTATCTGCCATTCATCCCAGATAGTTTTTCTGTCTGATTACTTTGATCTTAAGATTTGGGAATGGTTTTTACAAGCATACTTGCATTACTCTCTctcttatatttttcattttcttaaggtGTCCCTGTCCATcacacatattcccccttttaaTGAGTTGacctaataacaaaataaatggcTTTCATAAAAGAGCAGGCAATGATCCATACAGAATTGTTATAGGTCTCAAATGATACACAGATACTTACTTTGAATCCTGTAATTTATGAGGATACTTTTCAACCCTTGGCTAAATTGCTCCCATTTTGCTGGAAATTGTATTTTCATctttacaaaaatattgaaatagcatgacaacaaaatatcatataaatatatacatgcatatataacattacattatatatatgtacatacctatttgtacatatatatgtgacatgaatgcattttaaatagcaatattaaaagaaatattcatttaaaaaatagaaaattatcaatatttttggAGTTTCTATTGTCCTtctcaattgtttttctttcccctggAGATACCAAGCatctttactattttaaataatcctTGAATGCAttagagttatacataatagtggagtcATTTGACATGTTGATAAATGCATGTATCACTTCTGTTTTGATATTTCAATTTTAACTgctgaatatttcatataaatcaaatgactttatttatttattttaatgaaatgtctGACTTTATTAGAATGGTATTAGGCTTTAAATATAACAATTTTGGTAatcaaattattgtttttttccctttaataacAAATGACACTAGAGAAGTGCAACACTGGCCCAACAGCCTTGTCTTTTCTGTTATAGCAAGAAACAGAATGTGAGTCATCAGAAAGCACTAGCAGGCATCAGTTAGTCCAAGATACTAGGTTCTTAGTTCCAAAAGCACTTGCAAAGAAAACCATTGGTTTTCTGGAATCCCTGCATACACCAAGTCTTATGAGGATTTTTGAATTTGTCCTTTATTTGGTcactttttcttcctcaaatactacagttttctttgacttttttcatCAAAGTACAAAAAGCATGAAATGTAAACAAATGCATTACACACTTGGAAGTGTTCAATTCAAGCATTATAGAGCTATCTATATACAGATAAATTCCATCAAATCTTGgataatttaataatatacaaAGTATCAGGGCACAGAATGAACTAAAACCCGCTTGTTTTTGCTATACAGAAGATTCAAATATTCAATCTAAAGAAAAATGATCATTTGGCTCTCTTCTACATTTGCATGTTGATACACTTATTAAAATATTCCTGTATAATCATGTTTGGTCTTACTATTTCAAGTCAGGTTTGAAACCACAAAACCAGCCATCCAGATAAAACAGGTAATGAAAAAGATTCTCTCTTCTCCACTTCCATAACCCCAATAACTCTGAAACCAATTGCAACATGACTCCAAACACTGGATTGTGACGACAATTGCTAGGTCCAATTTAATCATAATCCTTTTTGGTGTGGCATACTTGATAGAACTCAGGCATGgaagccagcactgagcctccaAACCAAACTGTGTATGGCTGCATGTGGTGTGTAATAACTTGTACATCAATAGGTTTTGGCTTTAATCTACTACCACTCAATTCCTCACTTTATTTCAGCCTGGAATCTACATCTACAGTTCTTTCCAAATCTCTTTGCATGCAATGTCCAAAGTCCCTGAACATGGTTGAACCTCCAAAGGACAATATTTTTGCAGAGAGGACATTTGACATCCATAGGACAATTTTGAATTACCTCATCTACAACTTCTGAGATAGATTGTGTAAAGTCTGGATTAGCAAATTCTGGATGAAAAAAGATTTCAG is drawn from Urocitellus parryii isolate mUroPar1 chromosome 4, mUroPar1.hap1, whole genome shotgun sequence and contains these coding sequences:
- the LOC113197840 gene encoding olfactory receptor 1J21-like — encoded protein: MRRDNQSSVSEFLLLGLPIQPEQQGMYYALFLGMYLTTVLGNLLIILLIRLDSRLHTPMYFFLSHLALTDISFSSVTAPKMLMNMLMQTQSISYAGCISQAYFFLSFVDLDSFLLTSMAYDRYVAICHPLHYTRMMRQSLCFLLVLVSWVLSFAIALVHTLLLARLSFLRGNTVHHFFCDLSALLKLSSSDTTINQLVILTVGVVVITLPLLCILVSYGHIGASVLRRPSIKGICKALSTCGSHLSVVSLYYGAIIALYFVPSSNNSNDKDVIVSVLYTLVTPMLNPFIYSLRNRDMKGALRNILTWNLHLQISVRQSLKAMG